The Xyrauchen texanus isolate HMW12.3.18 chromosome 4, RBS_HiC_50CHRs, whole genome shotgun sequence genome segment TAAAATTCTGTCACTTTCTGTGATTAGATACTTGTCAAATTGTATGCAGAAAGGAACACATTTAAAGATCTTCACAGAGTaaaagaaaatcaaacaaaaaaactcTTCAAGGACAAGAATTGAGGAATAATGTGCCTCTAAAGATAAAAACAATAGCAGAACAAGTAATGGGTGAGGAAATCACAAATAGCGAAGAGGGAAGACAATAAGTGATGAGCCTTACAATAAAACAATGCAATTATGTGTGACTTAGTTATGAAAATTAAGTCTGTTGACACTCACATTCAATATGTTAAGCAGATAGGTAAAATAAGTTCACAGTACAGTCATGTACAACCCCCCAACCGGCCTCTGTATTGTTGCTCTTTGGTTGGTGATATAAGAGATAGTTCACTACTGAGTTTTGTAGCAGTAAACACCATACAGCTTTTGCTTTTTGTCAGGGAAACCAATAAAGCGAACGGCTGCCTCTGTGGGACTGCAGTTCCTCCTGGGCCTGGAGATCGGGTAACGGACGCTACCATCGGCCAGCCAGCCGGCATCACAACGGTCGTATCCCAGCAGCTTCCAGGCAGAGTAGATGTGGCCCACCTTTGCAATCTCAGCTCCATCATTCTTGCATGCCTGGACAGCCTCATCATACGACTGCTTTTTTGGTAGGATCAAGTAGTAGAAGCGTCCTGTGATTTCAAAGGAATAGATTGAGGGTTTCAGGGTTGTGGAAACAGACACTACGAAAAGTGGTGTGAAAATTCAGTCAAAAGACATTCAGAGTAGATCATTATGTCAGTTTGTAAATTTCAGTTATACTAAAGCAATAACTCATATTTTTACAAAGTCATGTAAGTAATTTCCAATTTTTGCAAAGTCAGACTaacagatataaacaatatgattTTCGCTTGACTTTGTCAACTTGGAATGTAATGCACAAGTCGTATGtgcttttttttgtgctgttctgAAGCTTTCGAGGCATGGCCACTATGAACTGTGGTACGGAAAAGACCTGTGTGAAGATTattaaaaatgtctccttttgttttccatggaaaaatAATAGCAAATGAGTTTGGAATGAAATTAGGATTAGTAAATAATGGCAgcattcatttttgggagaactatacaTTTAACTTACCTTTAAGGGCAGATGTGAAGCAGAAAACATCATAACGACTGTTAGACTTGTCCCGTTGACCATAGTTTCTCAGTCCAGCTGAGGCCCTTGCGCCTCCGCAGGGCTCTCTGGGGTTGTTGATTGGATACTGCACAGTTCCATCATTCAGCCAGCCAGCATTGCACCAATCCAGGCCACCTTTCCATGCCTCAAACAGCTGCTCAAAGGAGGCAACCACCGCATCCTGCTCCAGGCATGCAGCCTCGGCATCATGGAAGTTAAGGTTGTAACGCCCCCGACGAGGGGAGTATGGGAAAACAACCCCTGTGAATAAAAGTGAATCTTCCCCTAAGGAAAAGTTCAACTAAGTATAATGTAAGATTATTTTGGTGAAGGAATTTTATGACTACACCAATGAACGAATGAGAACAATATTAACTGCAAGATATTACTGGAGATTGAGCAAATAATAAGTTGCACATaacaagtgttgaaattagtgTGAGAGATCATCTTCTTCACATTTAAAGTGTGAATGTACAGCTCTGGGTATAGTATGTACAGTAGATGACTGTTCTCTGAAATGAACAGCTGAAAATTCAATTTAGGAACTGTGCTTTAAAGGAATTATGCTTATTACAGGCAGTGCATTTAAGATTTATGTTTCATAACATCATGTAAAAACAAATGCATGGAAAATTTCTACTGTGTTAATTACATTGCAATCTTaaaactgatgtgtgtaattttgtgatgtaaaaattatttctaaTTCAACTGTAAGTAACCAATATTTAGGTTGTTTTGACCAAAAAGTTTAACTTTGTGGCACTGTGGCACtgtcaaaacattcctctgtttgtttgagcacatttatcccaacacagcaacatttgctcaaccaatgtTTTGAGTTTCTGATGGGACTGTTTgaacaaccaatggaagacaggtgaATTTTCTGTAATCAGTTTGAAAACAATGATTATGTTTGGAAATTTgcttggtgacactagtggcgcagaaattacacacttcagctttaaggtttAATTTTCATTTGTAAGTCATCTGCTAATTGGCTAAAAGTAAATGCTCTGCACATAATTGAAATGATTGAATCAAATAGCTACTATATCTTGCTTATAATACATCATGACAAAAAAGCTACCTTGCAGTTCAAGGTCCACTTCGATGATCTTGTCATTCAAGCCAACAATGACCTCACATCTGTAGGTGCCATAATCTTTCAGATTTATGTCAGTCAGAACCAAGGTGGCATCATTTTCATTTGCCTCCAACAAGTAAACACGATTTTGGAAATTCCCATAGGTCTTCTTGTGGAAGCCCATGGAGATAAGCACATTGGTTTCTGTAGAGTCATTTTCCATTTTGGTCCACTTGATTTTGGTTCCGGAAAAATCGGACTGACCCTCGAGGTGACAAGGCAGAGTAATATTGTCACCTCTGTTGGCATACACCTTAATCCTTGAGCCTATATCTGAAAATAAACAGATGGATATACCTCTCACAAGAGTTCACAGAAGATCAAATATGTTTTACATTcactacatttacatgcactttaaaagtttgatttcagtcagcATAAAACATATTGTAGCTTGGCATGTATACACATTATTCGGACCACAATTTTGCTGTGAAACATGCTCTGTTTTTTACTtccttaaaatatttgtttatgcatTGTGT includes the following:
- the LOC127642373 gene encoding hyaluronan and proteoglycan link protein 1-like isoform X1; this encodes MLALLFLVLLTTSLNLHVEAQDIGSRIKVYANRGDNITLPCHLEGQSDFSGTKIKWTKMENDSTETNVLISMGFHKKTYGNFQNRVYLLEANENDATLVLTDINLKDYGTYRCEVIVGLNDKIIEVDLELQGEDSLLFTGVVFPYSPRRGRYNLNFHDAEAACLEQDAVVASFEQLFEAWKGGLDWCNAGWLNDGTVQYPINNPREPCGGARASAGLRNYGQRDKSNSRYDVFCFTSALKGRFYYLILPKKQSYDEAVQACKNDGAEIAKVGHIYSAWKLLGYDRCDAGWLADGSVRYPISRPRRNCSPTEAAVRFIGFPDKKQKLYGVYCYKTQ
- the LOC127642373 gene encoding hyaluronan and proteoglycan link protein 1-like isoform X2, translating into MLALLFLVLLTTSLNLHVEAQDIGSRIKVYANRGDNITLPCHLEGQSDFSGTKIKWTKMENDSTETNVLISMGFHKKTYGNFQNRVYLLEANENDATLVLTDINLKDYGTYRCEVIVGLNDKIIEVDLELQGVVFPYSPRRGRYNLNFHDAEAACLEQDAVVASFEQLFEAWKGGLDWCNAGWLNDGTVQYPINNPREPCGGARASAGLRNYGQRDKSNSRYDVFCFTSALKGRFYYLILPKKQSYDEAVQACKNDGAEIAKVGHIYSAWKLLGYDRCDAGWLADGSVRYPISRPRRNCSPTEAAVRFIGFPDKKQKLYGVYCYKTQ